The Deltaproteobacteria bacterium DNA window GCAGGGCCACCAACCGGCGCTTGGTCATAGGACGCCATGGACGTGTGACCGCCGACCAGGCGCGGCGCTTGGCTCAGGAAACCCTCGGCCGTGTCGGCGGCGGTGATGATCCTGCAACGGAGCGTGCCCTCGGCAGAACGGTTCCAACCTTGCGCGAGGCCTTCGATGAGTTTCTGGCCGCCGGGCCGAAGCGCAAGGAGAGCACGGTCGCGGTTTACCGCTGCACGGTCTACCGGAGTCTTGGCGCGTGGATCGACCGTACGTTGGACACCATTGACCGACGCGACGTGGAGAAGTGCTTCCTGCGGCTCACGAACGAAGCTGGATGGGCGCAAGCGAATAGCGCAATGAACATGCTGCGTATGCTCTACCGCCGCCATTGCATCGATATCCAGGGGCTGCACAACCCGGTGGACCAGTGGCGGGCGGCCGGCGGGCGGCCCCACCGCCCGCGGCGGCGCACGATCCAGCCCCCGGCCGAAGTGTTGCCGCGCTGGCACCGGGGCATCGAGACCGTGGTGCGAAACCCTGTCGCCCGCGACGCTTTCCGCTTTGGTCTTTACACGGGCATGCGCAAAGCCGAGGTCTCCGGCCTCGAGTGGGCGCGCGTCGACCTGGACGAGATGACTTTCCGGGTCGAGGAGACCAAGACCGGCGAGCCGTTGGAACTGCCCGTCACGCGCCAGCTCGTGACTATCCTTCAGCGCCGCTTCGCCGAGCGCGACCGCTTTCCCGAGCGCAGCCGGGGTTGGGTGTTCCCGTCCGGAAGTGCCGAGTCGGGACACATGAACGACGGAATTCATTACCTGAATGCGCGGATCAGCGAGGCGGGCGGGGCGAGGTTCTGGTTTCACGCGCTGCGCAACTGCTTCATCACCGTCGCCAACCGCGACCTGATGCTGCCGGTGAGCCTGACCAAGCGGCTGGTCAACCACGCGAGGCCCCAAGACGTGACCGAGGGCTACGCCGCCGACTGGACCATGGAGCAACTTCGCGTCGCCGCCCAACGCGTTGCGGACCGCATCGACGAGTTAATTCGTGCGGGTGTGCCGACGCCGGGGGCGACCACGCGGGCGGGGAACGCGGAAACCGGCCGCGTGGAAGCATTGCCGGACTGGTCCAGGATTCTGGACGCGAATCCGCCGTTGGCGTCAACACCGATATCCTGAAAGTAACCGACCGCGCGGCGGTGATGTCCTGGCGGGGCCGGTCGGGAAAGCGGCCGATGAGCGGGAGGTTTCCGCCCATCCCTACCGTGGCGTTGGCAGGCCAGCGGATTGAAGCCCTTCACCGCTCAAGCATCAGTTTCGCGTAACACTCACTCAGGCTGTTTCCTCTGGTCGACGGCACGACGCGGATGATCTTCGGCGCCCAAGAGACCTTTGAGGTACTTGCATCCACTGGTTGACCACCCCCCGGGCCTCAATGGCATCCATACTCGCTTTCGCTCCCTTCATGGCTTTGCGCGTTCATGTCCCCTCTTCTCCGACTCCATGGGAGCGGAAGATGGGTGTGAACCTTGTGGCAAGGACGCGGGC harbors:
- a CDS encoding integrase arm-type DNA-binding domain-containing protein, with the translated sequence TMSTQTGKRTANLKVTLNKRNVESLKPADKPFIAWDDKLTGFGLRVQPSGVRAYIVNYRVGTGGRRATNRRLVIGRHGRVTADQARRLAQETLGRVGGGDDPATERALGRTVPTLREAFDEFLAAGPKRKESTVAVYRCTVYRSLGAWIDRTLDTIDRRDVEKCFLRLTNEAGWAQANSAMNMLRMLYRRHCIDIQGLHNPVDQWRAAGGRPHRPRRRTIQPPAEVLPRWHRGIETVVRNPVARDAFRFGLYTGMRKAEVSGLEWARVDLDEMTFRVEETKTGEPLELPVTRQLVTILQRRFAERDRFPERSRGWVFPSGSAESGHMNDGIHYLNARISEAGGARFWFHALRNCFITVANRDLMLPVSLTKRLVNHARPQDVTEGYAADWTMEQLRVAAQRVADRIDELIRAGVPTPGATTRAGNAETGRVEALPDWSRILDANPPLASTPIS